The Pseudomonas baetica genome includes a region encoding these proteins:
- a CDS encoding cytochrome P450 encodes MKTLKDLPQHPGLPLLGNLHQLSKASIFLSLEQWSRDFHHEPFRLQMAHMQFAVFSKPEQVRHILKHRPSQFRAMKEMAKLFDEVGFSSLFTDEGEAWKRQRSQIMSAFSKRSLVAFTPQIATTALKLRDRLRNSLGQPFDLRDDLRRFSVDASCLLVFGFDLKSLDNHDNQFLQNFHDVVNTINKRVRSVVPYWRVLKLPSDHRFDRSLIKLKSLAIEIARDTQARMRLQEDLGPHCILHSMLEAASGGDGMLSEDELFANMMALILAGEGTTSAMLSWLCFFLGQDSTLQDNLRREVARLDLHQLDYHALADLPLTEAVIEEAFRIKSTVPGLLVEPLEDTIVDDILLKKGTRIIVLTRVDGLKNLQEDSVFNAYRWLDEQHALIDTKEARQKQFPFGFGPRSCPAAPLANIELKVAVAMLVKYFELELIDKEQVKEVFTTSAVPDTLRIRLSARAELEIPAARGTETDAV; translated from the coding sequence ATGAAAACGCTCAAGGATCTACCCCAACACCCAGGTCTGCCTTTGCTGGGTAATTTGCACCAGTTGAGTAAAGCCTCCATTTTCCTGTCACTTGAGCAATGGTCGCGGGACTTTCACCACGAACCGTTCCGCTTGCAAATGGCCCATATGCAATTCGCGGTCTTCAGCAAACCGGAGCAGGTGCGCCATATCCTCAAACACCGACCTTCGCAGTTCCGGGCTATGAAAGAGATGGCGAAACTGTTCGATGAAGTTGGCTTTAGCAGCCTGTTTACCGATGAAGGGGAAGCATGGAAGCGCCAGCGATCACAGATCATGTCGGCTTTTTCCAAACGCAGCCTGGTGGCGTTTACTCCACAGATCGCCACTACCGCCCTGAAATTGCGTGATCGCTTGCGCAACAGCCTGGGGCAACCGTTCGACCTGCGGGATGACCTGCGGCGCTTTTCGGTGGATGCCAGTTGCCTGCTGGTGTTCGGCTTCGACCTCAAAAGCCTGGATAACCACGACAACCAGTTTCTGCAGAACTTTCATGATGTGGTCAATACCATCAACAAACGCGTGCGGAGCGTGGTGCCTTATTGGCGGGTGCTCAAGCTGCCGTCCGACCATCGCTTCGACCGCTCCCTGATCAAACTCAAGAGCCTGGCGATCGAGATCGCGAGAGACACCCAGGCACGCATGCGCCTCCAGGAAGATCTGGGGCCCCATTGCATTCTGCATTCCATGCTCGAAGCGGCCAGCGGTGGCGACGGCATGCTCAGCGAAGATGAGCTTTTCGCCAACATGATGGCGCTGATTCTGGCCGGAGAAGGCACCACGTCGGCGATGCTCAGCTGGCTGTGTTTTTTCCTCGGGCAGGACTCAACGCTGCAGGACAACCTTCGCCGCGAAGTCGCTCGCTTGGATCTACATCAGCTTGACTATCACGCGCTGGCCGACCTGCCGCTGACGGAGGCGGTCATCGAAGAGGCCTTCAGGATCAAGTCCACGGTGCCCGGGTTGTTAGTGGAACCCCTGGAGGACACGATCGTCGACGATATCCTGCTGAAAAAGGGCACCAGGATCATTGTCCTGACTCGAGTCGATGGTTTGAAGAATCTGCAAGAGGACTCGGTATTCAACGCCTATCGCTGGCTGGACGAACAGCACGCCTTAATCGATACGAAAGAGGCGCGGCAGAAGCAGTTTCCTTTCGGATTCGGCCCTCGTTCGTGCCCGGCGGCACCTCTGGCCAACATTGAGCTGAAAGTGGCAGTGGCGATGCTGGTCAAGTACTTCGAGCTGGAGCTGATCGACAAGGAACAGGTGAAGGAAGTGTTCACCACCTCGGCGGTGCCGGATACGCTGAGGATCCGCCTCAGCGCCCGTGCAGAGCTGGAAATACCTGCGGCACGGGGCACGGAAACCGATGCGGTCTGA